From a single Hymenobacter sp. YIM 151500-1 genomic region:
- a CDS encoding ATP-binding protein produces MRQKPLRIGLYRQLPGWFWVALLWAVSSENILLAQEKSTSPAVYLGEMLRPAELPPRQAAAALQQAEQQLSLLPLADTTGRYQVHVAAGQAAQALRRYHAALKHYRQALLLTRPSSAAAAGVLARLGHTLQQQGDTGQARSKYQQALQLYRLQQNRGGQARLHEQLGLLYGGQDRWRRAQTSHEQALALWQAAGDQRNAIGSLNYIGRAHQRQRHHSRALYYRQLGLAKAEELHDDAQTSQLLHGIGELYQELGNHEVALSYFTRALRRLPDTAPASVRAATLGVVAAMHDSLQQPELAERYLRQATEEVRPASPTQRSTLYYSLASVYRRQGRPDEALAALSYHAALQDSAFAEQRAVQIADLRTRYETEKKEREIQLLTKDRQLQEATLHRQKQLRNLLAVGSLLLLAAVAALYRGRQQQQRANRLLQHKNTAISRQKEELDRLNQTKNTLFSIISHDLRSPLSSLYSLLSLLNLGTLPPEKLAVHSARLTRMLDGTLHLLDNLLNWSAAQMQGEGAARPERVRLDSLIEETLLLLLGDAERKEIQLINQVQTPLLARADVNMARLVLRNLLSNALKFTPPGGTVTVTAAPQGSSWQVTVRDTGVGIDPAYYDNISGLTGPHTTLGTASEKGTGLGLRLCRDFVDRNGGQLWFESELGRGTTFHFTLPMAAPETAVHPASTAAEPAAAAVPVQLRA; encoded by the coding sequence ATGAGGCAAAAACCCCTGCGAATTGGGCTTTATCGGCAGCTTCCCGGTTGGTTCTGGGTGGCTTTGCTGTGGGCAGTTAGCTCGGAGAACATTTTACTGGCTCAGGAAAAAAGCACCTCGCCGGCAGTTTACCTCGGCGAGATGCTACGGCCCGCCGAGTTGCCGCCCCGGCAAGCGGCGGCAGCGTTGCAGCAGGCCGAGCAGCAACTGAGCCTGCTGCCGCTTGCCGACACAACCGGCCGCTACCAGGTCCACGTGGCCGCCGGGCAGGCCGCTCAGGCTTTGCGCCGCTACCACGCCGCCCTGAAGCACTACCGCCAGGCCCTGTTGCTCACCAGGCCCTCGTCGGCAGCGGCGGCGGGCGTGCTGGCCCGGCTTGGGCACACCCTGCAGCAGCAGGGCGACACGGGCCAGGCGCGCAGCAAATACCAGCAGGCTTTGCAGCTGTACCGGCTTCAGCAAAACCGCGGCGGGCAGGCGCGCCTGCACGAGCAGCTAGGGCTGCTGTACGGCGGCCAGGATCGGTGGCGGCGGGCCCAGACCAGCCACGAGCAGGCCTTGGCCCTGTGGCAGGCTGCCGGCGACCAGCGCAACGCCATTGGCTCCCTCAACTACATTGGGCGGGCGCACCAGCGCCAGCGCCACCACAGCCGGGCCCTGTACTACCGGCAGCTGGGCCTGGCCAAAGCCGAAGAGCTGCACGACGATGCCCAAACCAGCCAGCTGCTGCACGGTATTGGTGAGCTGTATCAGGAGCTGGGCAACCACGAAGTCGCCCTGAGCTACTTCACCAGGGCGTTGCGCCGGCTGCCAGACACTGCTCCAGCCTCGGTGCGGGCCGCCACCTTGGGCGTGGTAGCTGCCATGCACGACTCGCTGCAGCAGCCGGAGTTGGCCGAGCGGTATTTGCGCCAGGCTACGGAGGAAGTCCGGCCGGCTTCGCCTACCCAGCGCAGTACCCTGTACTACTCGCTGGCCAGCGTGTACCGCCGCCAGGGCCGCCCCGATGAGGCGCTGGCGGCCCTCTCGTACCACGCGGCCCTGCAAGACAGTGCCTTTGCCGAGCAACGGGCCGTGCAGATTGCCGATTTGCGCACGCGCTACGAAACCGAGAAAAAAGAGCGTGAAATACAACTGCTGACGAAAGACCGGCAGCTACAAGAAGCCACTTTGCACCGGCAGAAGCAGCTGCGTAATCTGCTGGCTGTGGGCTCATTGCTGCTGCTGGCGGCAGTGGCGGCGTTGTACCGAGGTCGGCAGCAGCAGCAGCGAGCCAACCGCCTGCTCCAGCACAAGAACACGGCCATCAGCCGCCAGAAGGAAGAGCTGGACCGGCTTAATCAGACCAAAAACACGCTGTTTTCGATTATTTCCCACGATTTGCGCAGTCCGCTTAGCTCCCTGTACTCGCTGCTGTCTTTGCTCAACCTGGGCACGCTGCCGCCCGAGAAACTGGCGGTGCACTCGGCCCGGCTGACGCGCATGCTCGACGGCACGCTGCACCTGCTGGATAACCTGCTGAACTGGTCGGCGGCGCAGATGCAGGGCGAGGGAGCGGCCCGCCCCGAGCGCGTGCGTCTGGACTCGCTTATTGAAGAGACGCTGCTGCTACTGCTGGGCGACGCCGAGCGCAAGGAAATTCAGCTCATCAACCAGGTGCAGACGCCGCTGCTGGCCCGCGCCGACGTGAACATGGCCCGCCTGGTGCTGCGCAATCTGCTCAGCAATGCCCTCAAGTTTACGCCGCCCGGCGGCACCGTTACCGTAACCGCTGCCCCGCAGGGAAGCAGCTGGCAAGTAACCGTGCGCGACACGGGCGTGGGCATTGACCCCGCCTACTACGATAACATATCGGGCCTAACCGGTCCCCATACCACCCTGGGCACGGCCAGCGAAAAAGGAACGGGCCTGGGGCTGCGCCTCTGCCGCGACTTTGTGGACCGCAACGGCGGGCAGCTTTGGTTTGAAAGTGAGCTGGGCCGAGGCACCACGTTTCACTTCACCCTCCCTATGGCTGCCCCCGAAACTGCCGTACATCCAGCCAGTACCGCTGCCGAGCCTGCGGCAGCTGCTGTGCCGGTGCAGCTGCGAGCCTAA
- a CDS encoding heavy-metal-associated domain-containing protein, producing MKTLLSFLAALCLLLPASGAFAQGTPAKTGKGTAQVQVKTSAVCDMCKARLEKSLAYEKGVQAAVLDVPSQMLTVTFRPDKTTPEALRTAVQRTGYDADTQPADARAYDRLPECCKKTNAVH from the coding sequence ATGAAAACCCTGTTGTCATTCCTAGCCGCGCTCTGCTTACTGCTGCCTGCTTCCGGCGCCTTTGCGCAAGGCACGCCCGCCAAAACGGGCAAGGGCACGGCGCAAGTGCAGGTGAAGACCTCGGCCGTGTGCGACATGTGCAAGGCCCGCCTCGAAAAAAGCCTGGCTTATGAAAAAGGCGTGCAGGCCGCCGTGCTCGACGTTCCCAGCCAGATGCTGACCGTCACTTTCCGCCCCGACAAAACCACGCCCGAAGCCCTGCGTACCGCCGTGCAGCGCACCGGCTACGACGCCGACACCCAGCCCGCCGACGCCCGCGCCTACGACCGGCTGCCCGAGTGCTGCAAAAAGACCAACGCCGTGCACTAA
- a CDS encoding phytoene/squalene synthase family protein yields MDHVALFTDTSLACSKLITKRYSTSFTLGIRTLDRRFHLPVYAVYGWVRWADEIVDTFHDLDKAALFRDFRRQTDEALATGFSLNPVLHAFQHVVRLYRIDREFIDAFLYSMEMDLDDRSYNQSLYEKYIYGSAEVVGLMCLRVFCEGDEALFQRLREPARRLGAAFQKVNFLRDIRSDYEDRGRVYFPGVQYERFDDAVKRQVEADIRADFEAGYAGIVQLPRAARLGVYLAYVYYLKLFHKIRQLPASRILGERVRVPDNTKLLLLMGSYFRYRLRAI; encoded by the coding sequence ATGGACCACGTTGCCCTTTTTACTGATACCAGCCTGGCGTGCAGCAAGCTGATTACCAAGCGGTACAGCACGTCGTTTACGCTGGGCATCCGCACGCTCGACCGGCGGTTTCACCTGCCCGTGTACGCCGTGTATGGCTGGGTGCGCTGGGCCGATGAGATTGTGGACACGTTTCACGACCTCGACAAGGCCGCTCTGTTCCGGGACTTCCGCCGCCAGACCGACGAGGCCTTGGCCACGGGCTTTAGCCTGAACCCCGTGCTGCACGCGTTTCAGCACGTGGTGCGCCTGTACCGCATCGACCGGGAGTTTATCGACGCCTTTTTGTACAGCATGGAAATGGACCTCGACGACCGGAGCTACAACCAGAGTCTGTACGAAAAGTACATCTACGGCTCGGCCGAAGTGGTGGGGCTGATGTGCCTGCGCGTGTTTTGCGAGGGCGACGAAGCCTTGTTTCAGCGCCTGCGGGAGCCGGCCCGGCGCCTGGGGGCCGCGTTCCAGAAAGTCAACTTCCTGCGCGACATCCGCTCCGACTACGAAGACCGGGGCCGCGTGTACTTCCCCGGCGTGCAGTACGAGCGGTTCGACGACGCGGTGAAACGCCAGGTGGAGGCCGACATCCGGGCCGACTTTGAGGCCGGGTACGCCGGCATTGTGCAGCTGCCCCGCGCCGCGCGGCTGGGCGTGTACCTGGCCTACGTGTACTACCTTAAGCTCTTCCACAAAATCCGGCAGCTGCCGGCCAGCCGCATCCTGGGCGAGCGGGTGCGCGTACCCGATAACACCAAGCTGCTTTTGCTGATGGGTTCGTACTTTCGCTACCGCCTGCGGGCTATTTGA
- a CDS encoding TonB-dependent receptor, giving the protein MNLVSGPVQWLTAASLVLASAGAATAQTIDPSVAPVRGQVLDAATNAPVPGAVVRWLGATTEAVTTDKQGAFSLVRPAGTDQRLVVNFLGYRPDTVQAAGAGYLRIGLQRSAELNEVKVEGRAPSYSGLTPTNTQVITSRDLTKSACCNLAESFETNASVEVSTTDAVSGAKQIQLLGLDGAYSLLTVDNLPALRGLATPYRLGYLAGPWIESIDIIKGMGSVVNGYESISGQVNVRLKEPDKADRLLFNAYANDLGKFDLNLNLASPLSKKLSTALLLHTDHLGQRVDRNKDGFLDLPLATQYNVFNKWKYVSGKSLVMEAGLGALRETRQGGQMYYREGQPQPGPFYGTTQETDRYTGYAKTSYTWPGRPYQSLGLLLSGTSHDFTSRYGQRTYDGTQRTGLTTLLFQSILGTTAHTYRAGLSYLHDDYREVYRSGFAPVNETPEQRRARENRTRLERVPGAFAEYTYQNARNLTVVGGLRLDRHNLYGWFLTPRLNVKYDPAKNTVLRLAAGRGFRTANPIAENSGMLVSSRQFVISPNLRPETAWNVGGSFTQYFTVLGRPATFVTDYYHTEFQNQVVADPYSEASELLIDNLEPGGRSFSRSFQAEVQAEPLKGLQAKAAYKYLDVRTSYGGDLLPRPLTPRHRLFLNLAYASAFDKWRADLTVQGFGERLLAPMPGSSGHQHGTGESTLPTAPRYALLNAQLTRAFKRLELYAGVENLLNYRQPNPIMGASDAFGPHFDAAMVWGPTYGRLTYAGLRLTLQ; this is encoded by the coding sequence ATGAACCTTGTATCCGGGCCCGTGCAGTGGCTGACGGCTGCCAGCCTGGTGCTGGCCAGTGCCGGCGCCGCTACGGCCCAAACCATTGACCCCTCGGTGGCGCCCGTGCGCGGGCAAGTGCTCGATGCCGCTACCAACGCGCCCGTGCCCGGCGCCGTAGTGCGCTGGCTGGGCGCCACTACTGAGGCCGTAACCACCGACAAGCAAGGCGCCTTTTCCCTGGTGCGCCCGGCAGGCACCGACCAGCGCCTCGTTGTCAACTTTCTCGGCTACCGCCCCGACACCGTGCAGGCCGCCGGCGCGGGCTACTTGCGCATCGGCCTGCAACGCTCGGCTGAGCTGAACGAGGTGAAAGTGGAGGGCCGGGCTCCCTCCTACTCCGGCCTCACGCCCACCAACACCCAGGTCATTACCAGCCGCGACCTGACCAAATCGGCCTGCTGCAACCTGGCCGAGAGCTTCGAGACCAATGCCTCGGTGGAAGTATCCACCACCGACGCCGTGTCGGGGGCCAAGCAGATTCAGCTGCTGGGCCTTGATGGGGCGTATTCTCTGCTAACCGTGGACAACCTGCCGGCTCTGCGCGGGTTGGCCACACCCTACCGCCTGGGCTACCTGGCCGGGCCCTGGATTGAGAGCATCGACATCATCAAGGGCATGGGCTCGGTGGTGAATGGCTACGAAAGCATTTCGGGCCAGGTGAACGTGCGCCTCAAGGAGCCCGACAAGGCCGACCGGCTGCTGTTCAACGCCTACGCCAACGACCTGGGCAAGTTCGACCTCAACCTGAACCTGGCTTCGCCCCTGAGCAAGAAGCTAAGCACGGCCCTGCTCCTGCACACCGACCACCTCGGCCAGCGCGTCGACCGAAACAAGGACGGCTTCCTGGACCTGCCCCTGGCCACCCAGTACAACGTGTTCAATAAGTGGAAATACGTGTCGGGCAAGAGCTTGGTGATGGAAGCCGGCCTGGGCGCCCTGCGCGAAACGCGCCAGGGCGGGCAGATGTACTACCGGGAAGGCCAGCCCCAACCGGGCCCATTCTACGGCACCACCCAGGAAACGGACCGCTACACCGGCTACGCCAAAACCTCCTACACCTGGCCCGGCCGGCCCTACCAGAGCCTGGGTTTGCTGCTCTCGGGCACCAGCCACGACTTCACTTCCCGCTACGGCCAGCGCACCTACGACGGCACCCAGCGCACGGGCCTGACTACGCTGCTGTTTCAGAGCATTCTGGGCACTACGGCCCACACCTACCGCGCCGGCCTGAGCTACCTGCACGACGACTACCGGGAGGTGTACCGCTCGGGCTTCGCGCCCGTGAACGAGACGCCGGAGCAGCGCCGGGCCCGCGAAAACCGCACCCGCCTGGAGCGCGTGCCAGGCGCCTTCGCTGAGTACACTTACCAGAACGCCCGCAACCTGACCGTGGTGGGCGGCCTGCGCCTCGACCGGCATAACCTGTACGGCTGGTTTCTGACTCCGCGCCTCAACGTGAAGTACGACCCGGCCAAGAACACCGTGCTGCGCCTGGCGGCCGGCCGCGGATTCCGCACGGCCAACCCCATTGCCGAAAACTCCGGTATGCTGGTTAGCTCCCGGCAGTTCGTCATCAGCCCCAACCTGCGGCCCGAAACGGCCTGGAACGTGGGCGGCTCGTTTACGCAGTACTTCACGGTGCTGGGCCGCCCGGCCACGTTCGTAACCGACTACTACCACACCGAGTTTCAGAACCAGGTGGTAGCCGACCCCTATTCCGAGGCCTCAGAGCTGCTGATTGACAACCTGGAGCCAGGAGGACGGTCGTTTTCGCGCAGCTTCCAGGCCGAGGTGCAGGCCGAGCCGCTGAAGGGCCTGCAAGCCAAGGCGGCCTACAAGTACCTGGACGTGCGCACCAGCTACGGCGGCGACCTGCTGCCCCGCCCGCTTACGCCCCGCCACCGCCTGTTCCTGAACCTGGCCTACGCCTCGGCCTTCGACAAGTGGCGGGCCGACCTTACGGTGCAGGGCTTCGGCGAGCGGCTTCTGGCACCCATGCCGGGCAGTAGTGGGCACCAGCACGGCACCGGCGAAAGCACCTTGCCCACGGCCCCGCGCTACGCTTTGCTCAATGCCCAGCTTACCCGCGCCTTCAAGCGGCTGGAGCTGTACGCCGGGGTCGAAAACCTGCTCAACTACCGCCAGCCTAACCCCATCATGGGCGCTTCCGACGCGTTTGGCCCCCACTTCGACGCCGCCATGGTGTGGGGCCCCACCTACGGCCGCCTCACCTACGCCGGCCTGCGCCTCACACTGCAATAA
- a CDS encoding sigma-70 family RNA polymerase sigma factor has protein sequence MTSLEFTNQVQKISYSLKPVAMNLTRDADDAKDLVQETLLKALLNKDKFKAGTNLKAWLYTIMRNTFINNYNKITKRNSNIDSTEYFQYFNTDENYITHNGASSDFVVADINEAIAGLSADYRTPFMMYYIGYKYLEIAEKLQIPIGTVKNRIHIARKELKQALQTYAPGV, from the coding sequence ATGACCTCTTTGGAATTCACCAACCAAGTACAAAAGATTTCCTATTCACTGAAGCCCGTGGCGATGAACCTGACCCGCGACGCCGACGATGCTAAGGACCTGGTGCAGGAAACCTTGCTGAAGGCACTGCTGAACAAGGACAAGTTCAAGGCGGGCACCAATTTGAAGGCGTGGTTGTACACCATCATGCGCAACACCTTCATTAACAACTACAACAAGATTACTAAGCGCAACAGTAATATTGATAGCACTGAGTATTTCCAATATTTTAATACCGATGAAAACTACATTACCCACAACGGAGCGTCTTCGGATTTCGTAGTAGCCGATATCAACGAAGCCATTGCGGGCTTGTCGGCCGACTACCGTACACCGTTCATGATGTACTACATCGGCTACAAGTACCTGGAAATTGCGGAGAAGCTGCAAATTCCGATTGGCACCGTCAAAAACCGCATTCATATCGCCCGCAAAGAGCTTAAGCAGGCGCTGCAGACATACGCCCCCGGCGTGTAG
- a CDS encoding 4-hydroxy-3-methylbut-2-enyl diphosphate reductase: MPHHLSVRIDPNSGFCFGVIYAIQMAEDLLDEQGYLYCLGDIVHNDEEVERLEQRGLRIIGYEQFASLRNEAVLIRAHGEPPSTYQTALENNLTLVDASCPVVLKLQNRIKTSYDKQEQIFIYGKHGHAEVRGLLGQTSGQAVVFENLDELLRHELPANITLYSQTTKSTDSFYRIKDELEQRGFQVNANDTICRQVSNRDKDLRKFAAQFDQIVFVSGTKSSNGKVLYQVCKETNPATHFISKVEELRPEWFQPGQTVGICGATSTPMWLMEQVRDALLML; encoded by the coding sequence ATGCCGCACCACCTGAGCGTCCGTATCGACCCCAATTCCGGCTTTTGCTTTGGCGTTATCTATGCCATCCAAATGGCTGAGGATCTGCTCGATGAGCAGGGGTACCTGTATTGCCTCGGCGACATAGTGCACAACGACGAGGAGGTAGAGCGCCTGGAGCAGCGGGGGCTGCGCATCATCGGCTACGAGCAGTTTGCCAGCCTGCGCAACGAGGCCGTGCTCATCCGGGCCCACGGCGAGCCGCCCAGCACCTACCAAACCGCCCTGGAAAACAACCTCACGCTGGTGGACGCCTCGTGCCCGGTGGTGCTAAAGCTCCAGAACCGCATTAAAACCTCCTACGACAAGCAGGAGCAGATTTTTATCTACGGCAAGCACGGGCACGCCGAGGTGCGCGGCCTGCTGGGCCAGACCAGCGGGCAGGCCGTGGTGTTTGAAAACCTGGACGAGTTGCTGCGCCACGAGCTGCCCGCCAACATCACCCTCTACAGCCAGACCACCAAGAGCACCGATTCGTTTTACCGCATCAAGGACGAGCTGGAGCAGCGCGGCTTTCAGGTGAATGCCAACGACACCATCTGCCGCCAGGTAAGCAACCGGGACAAAGACCTACGCAAGTTTGCCGCCCAGTTCGACCAGATTGTATTTGTATCGGGCACGAAAAGCTCCAACGGCAAGGTGCTTTACCAGGTGTGCAAGGAAACCAACCCCGCCACTCATTTTATTTCCAAGGTAGAAGAGCTACGGCCCGAGTGGTTTCAGCCGGGGCAGACGGTGGGCATCTGCGGGGCCACCAGCACCCCAATGTGGCTGATGGAGCAGGTGCGCGATGCACTGCTGATGCTGTAG
- a CDS encoding fatty acid desaturase, which produces MRPVAQPAPDSVRLKPAPLGYRGVAMALIILTAWAGLLGFLLAEYQPDWRTPGPYLLVLLQTHLYTGLFITAHDAMHGVVSANKRLNNAIGTLTAGLFAFNWFPRMLPKHHAHHRHVGTEDDPDFHDGRHPGFLRWFLRFAWNYVTVSQVLLMALTYNLLKLWFPQANVIAFWMVPAVLATLQLFYFGTYLPHRGEHEAHNPYKSRSQLRHHLWAFCSCYFFGYHYEHHDQPYVPWWRLWRAKELAEQAAR; this is translated from the coding sequence ATGAGGCCAGTCGCCCAGCCTGCTCCTGATTCTGTACGCCTGAAGCCCGCGCCGCTGGGCTACAGAGGCGTAGCCATGGCGCTGATTATCTTGACGGCTTGGGCGGGACTGTTGGGCTTTTTACTGGCTGAGTACCAGCCCGACTGGCGCACGCCGGGGCCCTACTTGCTGGTGCTGCTGCAAACCCACCTCTACACTGGCCTGTTCATCACGGCCCACGACGCCATGCACGGCGTGGTCAGCGCCAACAAGCGCCTCAACAACGCCATCGGCACCCTGACGGCCGGGCTGTTTGCCTTCAACTGGTTTCCGCGGATGCTGCCCAAGCACCACGCCCACCACCGCCACGTAGGCACCGAGGACGACCCCGACTTCCACGACGGCCGCCACCCTGGCTTTCTGCGCTGGTTTCTGCGCTTCGCCTGGAACTACGTGACCGTGAGCCAGGTGCTGCTCATGGCCCTGACGTATAACTTGCTGAAGCTCTGGTTTCCGCAGGCCAATGTCATTGCTTTCTGGATGGTGCCAGCCGTGCTGGCTACCCTGCAGCTGTTCTACTTTGGTACCTACCTGCCCCACCGCGGCGAGCATGAGGCGCACAACCCGTATAAGTCGCGCAGTCAGCTGCGGCATCATCTGTGGGCATTCTGTAGCTGCTACTTTTTCGGCTACCACTATGAGCACCATGACCAGCCCTACGTGCCGTGGTGGCGCTTGTGGCGGGCCAAGGAGTTGGCCGAGCAAGCCGCCCGCTAG
- a CDS encoding LytR/AlgR family response regulator transcription factor, which translates to MKITCLLLDDDPLVLDLLQAYVAMTDILDVKAAFTDPLDAHKYLLENRVQVLFSDVTMPHLSGIDLVRSLQHPPLVVLMTSFPQYAMEGFNLDVIDFLLKPISLDRFLKAVNKVAGILRTSTTEPDAQADALTGRGSFFIRTDAQFVRLHYREVLYIEALKDFTKINTADGRTHLTLVNLKNLEEQLPPGLFVRTHRSYLVNAARIESVSNLEVKVGGHALPLGQTYRERVTERIVNRSLIRRQH; encoded by the coding sequence ATGAAGATTACGTGTCTGCTTCTCGATGACGATCCGCTAGTGCTAGACCTGCTACAGGCGTACGTAGCCATGACGGATATTTTGGACGTGAAAGCTGCTTTCACCGACCCGCTGGATGCGCATAAGTACCTGCTGGAAAACCGCGTTCAGGTGCTTTTCTCGGACGTTACCATGCCCCATCTCAGTGGCATCGACCTGGTACGCTCCCTGCAACACCCGCCGCTGGTGGTGCTGATGACGTCCTTCCCGCAGTACGCCATGGAAGGCTTCAACCTCGACGTCATCGACTTCCTGCTCAAGCCGATTTCCCTCGACCGTTTCCTGAAAGCCGTCAACAAGGTGGCGGGCATTCTGCGCACCAGCACCACCGAGCCCGACGCCCAAGCCGACGCTCTAACCGGCCGCGGCTCCTTTTTTATCCGCACCGACGCGCAGTTTGTGCGCCTGCACTACCGCGAAGTGCTCTACATTGAGGCACTGAAGGACTTCACCAAAATCAACACCGCCGACGGCCGGACTCACCTTACGCTGGTGAACCTCAAAAACCTGGAGGAGCAGTTGCCGCCGGGCCTGTTTGTGCGCACCCACCGTTCCTACCTCGTCAATGCCGCCCGCATCGAATCGGTGAGCAACTTGGAAGTGAAAGTGGGTGGGCACGCCCTGCCACTGGGCCAGACCTACCGTGAGCGGGTTACGGAGCGCATCGTCAACCGCTCCCTCATTCGGCGCCAGCACTAG
- a CDS encoding phytoene desaturase family protein encodes MPKHVLVIGAGFAGLAAATSLAQRGYHVTILEKNEGPGGRARVFRAEGFTFDMGPSWYWMPDVFEKYFARFGKRVADYYDLVRLDPSYQVIFRGPEAVDIPARMEELRGLFERYEPGSAARLDAFLRQAAYKYEVGINKFVYMPGRSLLEFADPRLALDALRLDVLQSMHTHVRRYFQDPRLLELVEFPTLFLGAIPQNTPALYSLMTYADLALGTWYPMGGMHRIVQGMVALAQEQGVTLEYNVPVQQIVVENGRATGVQTAEGFRAVDIVVAGADYHHAEQHLLAPEWRHYNEAYWDKRTMAPSSLLFYLGISKRLPKLRHHNLFFDEDFARHAQEIYEQPQWPSRPLFYASAPSQTDPSVAPEGCENLFLLIPVAPDLPDTEETRERYYHLLMDRLERHCGTSIRDAVVYRRSYAHHDFVQDYNSYKGNAYGLANTLRQTAILKPSLKSKKVANLYFTGQLTVPGPGVPPSLISGQVVASEVEKEN; translated from the coding sequence GTGCCTAAACACGTCCTTGTTATTGGGGCTGGCTTTGCCGGCCTGGCGGCGGCTACCAGCCTGGCCCAGCGCGGCTACCACGTCACGATTCTGGAAAAAAATGAAGGCCCCGGTGGCCGGGCGCGGGTGTTTCGGGCCGAGGGCTTCACCTTCGACATGGGCCCGAGCTGGTACTGGATGCCCGACGTGTTTGAGAAGTACTTCGCCCGCTTCGGCAAGCGCGTCGCCGATTACTACGACCTGGTGCGCCTCGACCCCTCGTACCAGGTAATTTTCCGCGGGCCCGAAGCCGTGGACATTCCGGCCCGGATGGAGGAGCTGCGCGGCCTGTTTGAACGATACGAGCCCGGCAGCGCCGCCCGCCTCGACGCGTTTCTGCGGCAGGCGGCTTATAAGTACGAGGTCGGCATCAACAAATTCGTGTACATGCCCGGCCGCTCCCTGCTGGAGTTTGCCGACCCGCGCTTGGCCCTCGATGCCCTGCGCCTCGACGTGTTGCAAAGCATGCACACCCACGTACGCCGCTACTTCCAGGACCCGCGCCTGCTGGAGCTGGTCGAATTTCCGACTTTGTTTCTGGGAGCCATTCCACAGAACACGCCGGCCTTGTATTCCCTGATGACCTACGCCGACCTGGCCCTGGGCACCTGGTACCCTATGGGCGGCATGCACCGCATTGTGCAGGGCATGGTGGCACTGGCCCAGGAGCAAGGCGTGACGCTGGAGTACAACGTGCCCGTGCAGCAGATTGTGGTCGAAAACGGCCGGGCCACCGGTGTGCAAACCGCCGAGGGCTTCCGGGCCGTCGACATCGTGGTGGCCGGCGCCGACTACCACCACGCCGAGCAGCACCTGCTAGCCCCCGAGTGGCGCCACTACAACGAAGCTTACTGGGACAAGCGCACGATGGCTCCCTCGTCCCTGCTGTTTTACCTGGGCATCAGCAAGCGCCTGCCCAAGCTGCGCCACCACAACCTGTTCTTCGACGAGGACTTTGCCCGGCACGCCCAGGAGATTTATGAGCAGCCCCAGTGGCCCAGTCGCCCGCTGTTCTACGCCTCGGCCCCCAGCCAAACCGATCCTTCGGTGGCGCCCGAAGGCTGCGAAAACCTGTTTCTGCTGATTCCGGTGGCCCCCGACCTGCCCGATACGGAGGAAACGCGGGAGCGGTACTACCACCTGCTCATGGACCGGCTGGAGCGGCACTGCGGCACCAGCATCCGCGACGCGGTGGTGTACCGGCGCAGCTACGCCCACCACGACTTCGTGCAGGATTACAACAGCTACAAGGGCAACGCCTACGGCCTGGCCAACACCCTGCGCCAAACTGCCATTCTGAAACCTTCCCTGAAGAGTAAGAAAGTAGCAAATCTGTACTTTACGGGCCAACTCACCGTACCCGGCCCCGGCGTACCGCCCTCCCTAATTTCGGGCCAGGTAGTAGCGAGTGAGGTTGAAAAGGAGAATTAA